A genomic region of Rhipicephalus sanguineus isolate Rsan-2018 chromosome 1, BIME_Rsan_1.4, whole genome shotgun sequence contains the following coding sequences:
- the LOC125757632 gene encoding uncharacterized protein LOC125757632: MSSTPSSHDSGSGSPSSRSSDNVVYAAHFDFDPIATSSSDEESVEDGANPHDNDLGVVANVADGLPHWCSCGQCRHMESATENICCQTIAKIKVKIEDRDSCITNHPTFVGGIMNIHAIEVNYLNMMALNQEQIQAVDIHRDEKLIAMN; encoded by the exons ATGTCGTCGACGCCATCATCTCACGATTCGGGCAGTGGGTCACCGAGCAGCAGAAGCAGCGACAACGTCGTATACGCTGCGCATTTTGATTTCGACCCCATCGCCACCAGCTCAAGCGACGAGGAAAGCGTGGAAGACGGGGCGAACCCACATGACAACGACCTCGGCGTTGTGGCAAACGTTGCTGATGGCCTTCCGCACTG GTGTTCCTGCGGCCAGTGCAGGCATATGGAGTCGGCCACAGAAAATATCTGCTGCCAAACCATCgcaaaaatcaaggtcaaaatagAGGACAGAGACAGCTGCATAACAAATCACCCCACATTTGTGGGGGGGATTATGAACATCCACGCCATTGAGGTGAACTACCTGAATATGATGGCCTTAAATCAGGAACAAATCCAAGCTGTTGACATACACAG AGATGAGAAGCTCATTGCCATGAACTAG